From the Polaribacter tangerinus genome, the window AGGTTAACTCATGATGGTTTGGTACACAAATCTGATGAAGCTAACATTATGCAACAATTAAACTTAAAATAAGTTTAAAAAGGGAATTTAATTATTAACCATGGAGTTAGGCAATTTATAAGAAGAATTTTGTTGTTTTACCCTTAATTAGGTAAAAAAACAAAATCGCCTACTACAAAAAACATTGAAATTATGCCAAGATCAGTAAATTCAGTAGCCTCAAGAAAAAGAAGAAAAAAAATCTTGAAGGCAGCAAAAGGTTACTTTGGACGTAGAAAAAACGTTTACACAGTAGCAAAAAATGCGGTTGAAAAAGGAATGCTTTATGCATACCGCGACCGTAAAAATAACAAGAGAAACTTTCGTTCTTTATGGATTGTACGTATTAATGCTGCAGCTCGTTTACACGGAATGTCTTACTCTCAGTTTATGGGAAAAGTTAAAGCCAACAATATCGAATTAAACCGTAAGGTTTTAGCAGATTTAGCGGTAAACAACCCAGAAGCTTTTAAGGCAGTTGTAGCAAAAATAAAATAATTATAAATTACTTGCTTATAATAAAAAACCCAAACGTTTTCGTTTGGGTTTTTTTAGTATTTTTATACTTCAAATACAAAAAACATAATAATGAAAAAAAATACCCTAATATTAATTGCCCTATTTTGTAGTTTTTTTATTCATGCACAAAAAAAACAAACTGAAAACAATACTATAGAAAATCAGTTCGATGCTATTTATAAAAGCTCCTCTACTTACCAGGTTTATAAAGTAATTAGTAAAGAAAAGTATTTAACCTTAAAAGCAAACGTTTTAGATACGATTTTAGAATCTGCCAAGAATATTGCAGATCAGAAAAAAACAATAGCAGAAGAAAAGGAAAAACATTCAAATACTCTAAAAAAATTATCTGAAACAGAAACCACTTTAAACAAACTTAAAGAACAAGAAAACACCATCTCTTTTTTTGGTAAAAATTTGAGTAAGCTAGTATACAAAATAGTTATATGGAGCATTATTATTATACTGTTACTTGCGTTGTCATTTTTTATATTTAAATTTTATAGAAGTAATATTTTAACAAAAAAAGCAGAGAAAAACTTAATTAGTGTAGAAAGAGAGTTTGATATCCACAGAAAAAAAGCACTAGAAAGAGAGCAAAAATTAAGGAGACAGCTACAAGACGAAATCAACAAGCAACGAAATTCGTAAAATTTTGTGGTAAATTAATTGTTTTCTTAAAAGTAAAACAACAGAATCTATTGTATCAATAAACATCTTGTAATAATAAAAATTGGAAGTGTAACTAAGAATAAATTTTGTAAATTTAGAAACTAATCTTCTAATTTTAAACTTTTGAAAATAGTTCATATAAGTGCAGAATGTTTTCCGATTGCAAAAATAGGTGGTTTGGCGGATGTTGTAGGATCGCTGCCAAAGTATCAAAATGAATTAGGTGCTAATAGCGCTGTTATCATGCCCTTTTACAAAGTTCCATTTTCAGATAATCAAGAATTTGATGTTATTTTAAAAGACACCCTTGCACTTGGTCACAACTACCATCAATTTAGAATTTTAAAATTAAAAAACAGCACATTAGGTTTCGAGTTATTTTGTGTAGACATACCAGGTTTATTAGACAAAGAATATGTTTACTCAGAAAATGATACCGAAAGATTTTTAGCATTTCAAATAGCTACTCTAGACTGGATAATAACATTAAAAGAAAAGCCTACTATTATTCATATACACGATCATCATACAGGACTTACTCCTTTTATGATTACACAGAGTTTTAAGTATAGTAAACTTAAAAACATACCCACTATTTTAACCATTCATAATGCTCAATATCAAGGATGGTTTTCTCATGAAAAATCACATTTAATACCACCTTTCAATTATGATAATGTTGGTCTTTTAGATTGGGATGGATCTATAAACCCGCTTGCTACAGCTATAAAATGTGCTTGGAAAGTTACTACAGTATCACCTTCATATATGAACGAGTTGAAAAAAAATGCAAACGGATTAGAACAATTACTTAGCAGTGAAAGCAAAAAATGTGTTGGCATACTTAATGGAATAGATTGGAGTGTTTGGAACACAGAAACCGACATAAAACTTGAAAAGAATTATACTAAGAACACCGTAATCTCAGGTAAAAAAGTACATAAAAAAATACTTTGCAATCAGTTTAAACTGAATACAAAAAAGCCACTATTTGTATTTATTGGAAGACTAGTAGGTGAAAAAGGAGCAGATTTATTTCCTGAAATATTTACAAAAGCCCTTGAAGAAAATGATATTTCAATACTTTTATTAGGTTCTGGACATAAAGAAATTGAAATTGCATTATCAAAAATTACAAATAATAACTACAATAATTACATTGGCTACAGTGAGAACCTAGCGCACACAATGTATGCTGGAGCCGATTTTATTTTAATGCCCTCTAGAGTTGAACCTTGTGGTCTCAATCAAATGTATGCTTTACGATATGGAACTGTTCCAATAGTTAACGAAATTGGCGGATTAAAAGATACTGTTACTGATATTGATAAAAATAATGGTTTTGGCATTACACATAAAGGAGTTACTATTCATAAAGTTGTTGATGCCATAAAAAGAGCCTCAATCTTTTATAAGGATACAGATAAGTTTAGAAAAAACCAAAAGCAAATAATGACAATAAATAACTCATGGACAAATTCTGCAAAAGAATACTTGAGTTTATATAAATCTCTAATTAACTAAACATGATAAACGACAAAGTACTCGGTATTATTTTAGGTGGTGGACAAGGCTCTAGGCTTTATCCATTAACAAAAGACAGGTCTAAACCAGCAGTACCAATTGCAGGAAAATACAGATTGGTAGATATTCCTATCTCAAACTGTATCAATTCTAACATAAAAAGAATGTATGTATTAACGCAGTTTAATTCTGCCTCTTTAAATGCTCACATAAAAAATACTTATCATTTTAGTTTTTTTAGTGATGCCTTTGTAGATGTATTAGCAGCTGAGCAAACTATTAATAGCGATAAATGGTTTCAAGGAACTGCAGATGCAGTAAGACAAAGTATGCATCATTTTTTACAAAATGACTTTGAATACGCATTGATACTTTCTGGAGACCAACTCTATAACATGGATTTTAAAGATATGATAGAGAAACACAAAGAAAGTGGTGCTAAAATTTCTATTGCAACCTACCCCGTTAATGCGAAAGATGCAACTTCTTTTGGTATTTTAAAAACAGATCATACACATAAAATAACTTCATTTATAGAAAAACCTGCAGCAGAATTGTTACCAAAATGGATTTCTGATGTAAGTGAAGAAATGAAAAAAGAAGATAGAAAATACCTTGCATCCATGGGAATCTATATTTTTAATAGAGACTTATTGGAAGAGCTAATGGCTAACCCTAATACTATTGATTTTGGAAAAGAGATAATTCCGCAAGCAATTAAAGAACACAAAACAGTTAGTTATCCTTATGAAGGATATTGGACAGATATTGGAAATATAGACTCTTTCTTTGAGGCAAACATTGGACTTACAGACGATTTACCTAAATTTAATTTATACGACGAAAACAGGGTATATACTAGGGCACGTATTTTACCCACTTCTAAGTTTTCGAACACCGTTTTAAACAAAGCCGTAATAGCAGATGGTTGTATTATTAATGCTAAAAAAATAGAAAAATCTGTTATTGGTATTCGCTCTAGAATAGGTAAAGACACTATTATTACTAATACATATATGATGGGTAGTGACTATTATGAATCTTTAGAGAAAATTAAAGCAGAAAAAATTATTAACCAAATAGGTGTGGGAGATAGGTGCATAATAAACAATTGCATTATCGATAAAAATTGTCGAATCGGAGACGACACAACAATTAATGGAGGCCTACATTTAAAAAATACAGAAACAGCTACTTATTTGGTAAAAGACGGAATTGTAGTTCTTAAAAAAGGCGCCGTTATTCCGAAAGGAACAGTTATTTAAAACAGTTTCACCACATAAAACTACTAAATGTCTAAAGTAATAGCACATAGTTTATTTTCAGATTTTGACATCAGCCTATTTAAAGCTGGTAAGCATTACAAATTGTATGAAAAAATGGGAGCTCACCTTCTTGTTAAAGATGGCATAGAAGGAACTTACTTTGCTGTTTGGGCTCCAAGCGCAAAAAAAGTTGCTGTTATAGGTGACTTTAATTATTGGAACTCAAACGAGCATCAACTTCATGTTCGTTGGGACTCTAGCGGAATTTGGGAAGGTTTTATACCATATGTACAAAAAGGAAATGTTTACAAATATCACATTCTAGGATCAGATGATATGGTTCAGGAAAAAGCAGATCCTTATGCCAAAAGATGCGAACATCCTCCAAAAACTGGTTCTATAATATGGGAAGATAACTACAATTGGAAAGATAGTAGCTGGATGAAGAATAGGAAAAAACACAATGCCCTAAATGCCCCTTTTTCAGTGTATGAAGTTCACTTGAGTTCTTGGAAACAAAAGACAGCAGAAAATCGTTTTATGAGCTACACAGAACTAGCCGATGAATTGGTTAATTATGTGGTAGATATGAACTTTACACATGTTGAATTGATGCCTATTATGGAATTCCCTTACGACCCAAGTTGGGGTTATCAAATTACGGGTTATTTTGCACCAACCTCAAGATTTGGCTACCCAGATGAATTGAAATTTTTAATAGATAAATTTCACGAAAATAATATTGGGGTTCTATTAGATTGGGTTCCATCTCATTTTCCGTCGGATGCTCATGGACTAGGAAATTTTGATGGCTCTTGTCTTTATGAACACCCAGATCCTAGAAAAGGATACCATCAAGATTGGAAAAGCCTTATTTTTAATTATGGTAGAAATGAAGTAAAATCTTTCTTGATTAGTAATGCCCTTTTTTGGCTAGACCAGTATCATGCAGACGGTTTACGTGTAGATGCTGTAGCCTCTATGCTATTTTTAGACTATTCAAGAAAAGATGGCGAATGGGAACCAAATGTATATGGCGGAAGAGAAAACCTAGAAGCTATCTCATTTTTACAAGAAATGAACATAGCTGTTTATGAAAACTTTCCTGATGTTCAAACTATTGCAGAAGAATCTACTTCTTTTCCAAAAGTTTCAAGTCCTGTTTTTGCCGGTGGCTTAGGCTTTGGAATGAAATGGATGATGGGCTGGATGCACGACAGTCTGGGATATTTTTCTAAAGAAACAATCTATAGAAAATACCATCAAAATGAAGTGACATTTAGTTTAAACTACGCATTTACAGAAAATTTTATGCTTCCTTTATCTCATGATGAAGTTGTATACGGAAAAAAATCTATAGTAGATAAAATGCCTGGAGATGAGTGGCAAAAATTTGCAAACATAAGATTACTTTACAGTTATATGTATACGCATCCTGGCGCAAAATTACTTTTTCAAGGTTGTGAATTCGGGCAAATATCTGAATGGAATTTTCAAAAAAGTTTAGACTGGTTTGTCTTAAAATATGATGTTCACAAAGGAGCAAAAAACTTTGTAAAAGATCTAAATATGTTTTACAAGACCGAAAAAGCCTTGTTTGAAAAACAGTTTTCAGAAGATGGTTTTGAGTGGATACATCATAATGACCATGAAAACTCTGTATTGTCTTATATCCGAAAAGGAAAATCTACAAAAGATAATATCATAATCATTTTAAATTTAACACAAATACCAAGAGAAAATTATAGAATTGGTATCCCAAAAAAAGGAAATCTAAAAGAAATTTTTAATAGCGACCTATCCAAATATAATGGCACAGAAAACTTTGTAAATGCTAGTATTTCTTCAGAAAATACTCCTTGGAACTCAAAAGCACAATCTGTTGTACTAAACTTACCTCCTCTGGCTATGATTGCTCTAAAGTATAAAAAAGATTAAAAATATTTAAGTAACAACTACCTAACAGAATGGCGTTATTGTTTTTTTTGTAACTATTTATACGAATTCGTTGTAGTAGAAAAGAGATTATTTAACTACTTTTTTTATATAATTTAACGATTTTTACCTCATAAATCTAACATAAATCATGATTGTAAATACAGAATTAGAACAAAAAGGAAATCTTTTTCCTGCTGAAATAACAGCCTATAAAAAAGATGTAGATACGTTATATTTTACAACAAAAAATAACGTTATTTTACAACTAACTGTAGTAAGAGACAGTGTTTTACGGTTTAGATATGCAACAAGCGGAAAGTTCGAAAAAGATTTTTCTTACGGTATTACCATGCACGCAAGCAGAGGGTATAATTTTTTAAACATATCCGAACAAGACAATTACTACATTGTAACCACTTCTAAATTAATTTGTAAAGTAAACAAAGAAAACTTACATATTTCTATTTTTGATGCAATTAGTAACAAGTTGATTAATGAAGATGAAATTGGTTTTCATTGGGAAGAAAGCTACGAATATGGTGGCGATATTGTAAAAATGAGTAAAACTTGCCAAAAAGCAGAAAGTTTTTATGGCTTGGGAGATAAACCAGTAGATGTAAATTTAAAAGGAAAACGTTTCGAAAACTGGGCTACAGACTCTTATGCCTTTGGTAAAAATACAGATCCTATTTACAAAGCTATTCCGTTTTACACTGCAATACAAGACGATATTTCTTACGGAATATTTTTTGACAATACTTTTAAAACTCATTTCGATTTCGGGCAAGAAAGACGAAATGTAACAAGTTTTTGGGCACAAGGTGGTGAAATGAATTATTACTTTATCTATGGTCCAAAAATGGAAGATGTTGTAGCAAATTACACAGATTTAACGGGTAAACCTCACGCCCTACCTCCTCTTTGGGCTTTAGGTTTTCACCAATGTAAATGGAGTTATTACCCAGAAAGTAATGTTAAAAAAATAACTAAAACATTTAGAGACCTTCAAATACCATGTGATGCTATTTACTTAGACATCGATTATATGGATGGTTTTCGATGTTTTACTTGGGATAAAAATCATTTTCCAGACCCTAAGAGAATGGTAAAAGAATTGGAAGGAGATGGTTTTAAAACCGTTGTAATTATAGATCCTGGTATTAAAATAGATTTGGATTATGAAGTTTTTAAAGAAGCATTAGACAAAGATTATTTCTGTAAACGTGCAGATGGGCCTTATATGAAAGGAAAAGTTTGGCCTGGAGAATGTTACTTTCCGGACTATACCAAACCAGAAGTAAGAGAATGGTGGTCTGGTTTATTTAAAGAATTGATTGAAGAAATTGGTGTAAAAGGTGTTTGGAATGACATGAACGAACCTGCCGTTATGGATGTACCAAATAAATCGTTTCCTGATGACGTTCGTCACGATTTTGATGGAAACCCTTGCTCTCACAGAAAAGCACATAATATTTATGGTACTCAAATGGCTAGAGCCACATATCATGGATTAAAAAAATATGCTTATCCTAAAAGACCTTTTGTAATTACAAGATCTGCCTATTCGGGAGCACAAAGATATACCTCAACTTGGATGGGAGACAATATTGCAAGTTGGGAACATTTGGCGATAGCCAACAACCAAGCACAAAGAATGGCAATGTCTGGTTTTTCTTTTGCAGGATCTGATATTGGTGGCTTTGCCGAGCAACCACAGGGAGAATTATTTGCAAGGTGGATTCAATTAGGTGTATTCCATGCTTTCTGTAGAGTACACTCTTCCGGAGATCATGGAGACCAAGAACCATGGGTGTTTGGCGATGAAATTACCGATATTGTTCGAAAGTTTGTGAATTTAAGGTACCAGTTACTGCCCTACTTATACACGGCATTCTGGAAATATTTAACAGAAGGAACTCCAATTTTAAAATCGTTAGTTCTTTTTGATCAAGAAGACCACCAAACTCATTATAGAAGTGATGAATTTGTATACGGTGAACAATTATTAATTTGTCCAATAACAGAGCCAAACGCTAGAGGAAGACGGATGTATATTCCTAGAGGGAAATGGTATAATTTCTGGACAGATGAATTATTAGAAGGTGGAAAAGAAATTTGGGTAGCTGCAGCATTAGATAGCATGCCAATATTTGTAAAAGAAGGTGCCATAATACCTAAATATCCTATTCAGCAATATGTGGGCGAAAAGGATTTTGATGAAATAACGTTGGATGTATATTTCAAAGAAGGAAAAGAAACATCTAAACTATATGACGATGCCCATGATGGGTATGACTACAAAAAAGGAAGGTTTAGCCTTAGAACTTTTAAGTTAACAGGTAAACAAAATGAACTTATAATTCAGCAACACAAAAGAGGAGATTTTAACGCACACTATAAAAATGTTACTCTTATTTTTCATAACTTACCTTTTAAGGTACACACTGTTCAGTTAGACAATGTTAACATCGATTTAGATAACTTTAACAGTAATAATAATGCTATAACTATTAATAAAGATTTTACAGAACTACACTTAATAGGAGCATAAAGAAAATTTAAAAAGCCATTAACGAAATTTCATTAATGGCTTTTATATATTAAAATGTTTGTACTATTTAAATACCGTCTCCTAAGCTTTTTAACTTTTCAGTGTTTTCTGCCAACATTAATTCATCAATAATTTTTTGAATATCACCATTCATAATATTTGGTAAGTCATACAAAGACAAGCCAATTCTGTGATCTGTAACCCTACCTTGTGCATAATTGTACGTTCTAATTTTTGCACTTCTGTCTCCAGAAGAAACCATTGAACCTCTTTTTAGCGCATCTTCTGCTTGTTTCTTTGCTAATTCCATGTCATACAAACGAGATCTTAACACTTTAAATGCTTTCTCTTTATTTTTATGCTGCGACTTTTGATCTTGACATTGAGCCACCAAACCAGTTGGAATGTGAGTTAAACGAACTGCAGAATAAGTGGTGTTTACCGATTGACCACCAGGACCCGAAGAACAGAAAAAATCTATCCTTACATCTTTCGGGTTTATTTCTACATCAAATTCTTCTGCCTCAGGAAAAACCATACATGTTGCTGCAGAAGTATGAACTCTACCTTGGGTTTCGGTTTGAGGTACTCTTTGTACTCGGTGTACGCCAGCCTCAAACTTTAATATTCCATAAACATCATCTCCGTTAACCTCAAATTGAATTTCTTTAAAACCTCCGTTGGTTCCTTCGGAATAATCTACTGTAGATACTTTCCAACCTTTACTTTCACAATATTTAGAGTACATTCTAAACAAATCTCCAGCAAAAATACTTGCCTCATCTCCACCAGCACCCGCTCGTAATTCTACTACTGCATTTTTACTATCTTCTGGATCTTTAGGAATAAGAAGAAATTTAATTTCATCTTCTAATTGTGGTATTCTGGCATTGGCTTCTTCTATTTCTAACTTTGCCATTTCAGTCATTTCTGCATCAGACCCGTCCGAAATTATTTCTTTTGCCTCTTCTATATTGCTCAATAGAGATTGGTATTCATCTCCTTTTTTTACAACACTCCCTAAATCTTTGTATTCTTTACTTAATTGTGCGTACCGTTTTTGATCCATGATAATTTCTGGCTGAATAATCAAATCAGAAACCTCATCATAACGTTGTTTTACAATTCTTAATTTATCTATCATTTGCTACGCTGTTCTTGGACTGCGAATTTACAATTTTTTATCGAAAAAAGTTTTTATTTTCGATTAACTATATTTGTAATAAACAGAGTTTTCTATGAAATTAATATGGTTTTATTTTTTGGGAACTGT encodes:
- the rplT gene encoding 50S ribosomal protein L20, which produces MPRSVNSVASRKRRKKILKAAKGYFGRRKNVYTVAKNAVEKGMLYAYRDRKNNKRNFRSLWIVRINAAARLHGMSYSQFMGKVKANNIELNRKVLADLAVNNPEAFKAVVAKIK
- a CDS encoding glycogen synthase; translation: MKIVHISAECFPIAKIGGLADVVGSLPKYQNELGANSAVIMPFYKVPFSDNQEFDVILKDTLALGHNYHQFRILKLKNSTLGFELFCVDIPGLLDKEYVYSENDTERFLAFQIATLDWIITLKEKPTIIHIHDHHTGLTPFMITQSFKYSKLKNIPTILTIHNAQYQGWFSHEKSHLIPPFNYDNVGLLDWDGSINPLATAIKCAWKVTTVSPSYMNELKKNANGLEQLLSSESKKCVGILNGIDWSVWNTETDIKLEKNYTKNTVISGKKVHKKILCNQFKLNTKKPLFVFIGRLVGEKGADLFPEIFTKALEENDISILLLGSGHKEIEIALSKITNNNYNNYIGYSENLAHTMYAGADFILMPSRVEPCGLNQMYALRYGTVPIVNEIGGLKDTVTDIDKNNGFGITHKGVTIHKVVDAIKRASIFYKDTDKFRKNQKQIMTINNSWTNSAKEYLSLYKSLIN
- a CDS encoding glucose-1-phosphate adenylyltransferase, whose protein sequence is MINDKVLGIILGGGQGSRLYPLTKDRSKPAVPIAGKYRLVDIPISNCINSNIKRMYVLTQFNSASLNAHIKNTYHFSFFSDAFVDVLAAEQTINSDKWFQGTADAVRQSMHHFLQNDFEYALILSGDQLYNMDFKDMIEKHKESGAKISIATYPVNAKDATSFGILKTDHTHKITSFIEKPAAELLPKWISDVSEEMKKEDRKYLASMGIYIFNRDLLEELMANPNTIDFGKEIIPQAIKEHKTVSYPYEGYWTDIGNIDSFFEANIGLTDDLPKFNLYDENRVYTRARILPTSKFSNTVLNKAVIADGCIINAKKIEKSVIGIRSRIGKDTIITNTYMMGSDYYESLEKIKAEKIINQIGVGDRCIINNCIIDKNCRIGDDTTINGGLHLKNTETATYLVKDGIVVLKKGAVIPKGTVI
- the glgB gene encoding 1,4-alpha-glucan branching protein GlgB, translating into MSKVIAHSLFSDFDISLFKAGKHYKLYEKMGAHLLVKDGIEGTYFAVWAPSAKKVAVIGDFNYWNSNEHQLHVRWDSSGIWEGFIPYVQKGNVYKYHILGSDDMVQEKADPYAKRCEHPPKTGSIIWEDNYNWKDSSWMKNRKKHNALNAPFSVYEVHLSSWKQKTAENRFMSYTELADELVNYVVDMNFTHVELMPIMEFPYDPSWGYQITGYFAPTSRFGYPDELKFLIDKFHENNIGVLLDWVPSHFPSDAHGLGNFDGSCLYEHPDPRKGYHQDWKSLIFNYGRNEVKSFLISNALFWLDQYHADGLRVDAVASMLFLDYSRKDGEWEPNVYGGRENLEAISFLQEMNIAVYENFPDVQTIAEESTSFPKVSSPVFAGGLGFGMKWMMGWMHDSLGYFSKETIYRKYHQNEVTFSLNYAFTENFMLPLSHDEVVYGKKSIVDKMPGDEWQKFANIRLLYSYMYTHPGAKLLFQGCEFGQISEWNFQKSLDWFVLKYDVHKGAKNFVKDLNMFYKTEKALFEKQFSEDGFEWIHHNDHENSVLSYIRKGKSTKDNIIIILNLTQIPRENYRIGIPKKGNLKEIFNSDLSKYNGTENFVNASISSENTPWNSKAQSVVLNLPPLAMIALKYKKD
- a CDS encoding glycoside hydrolase family 31 protein; the encoded protein is MIVNTELEQKGNLFPAEITAYKKDVDTLYFTTKNNVILQLTVVRDSVLRFRYATSGKFEKDFSYGITMHASRGYNFLNISEQDNYYIVTTSKLICKVNKENLHISIFDAISNKLINEDEIGFHWEESYEYGGDIVKMSKTCQKAESFYGLGDKPVDVNLKGKRFENWATDSYAFGKNTDPIYKAIPFYTAIQDDISYGIFFDNTFKTHFDFGQERRNVTSFWAQGGEMNYYFIYGPKMEDVVANYTDLTGKPHALPPLWALGFHQCKWSYYPESNVKKITKTFRDLQIPCDAIYLDIDYMDGFRCFTWDKNHFPDPKRMVKELEGDGFKTVVIIDPGIKIDLDYEVFKEALDKDYFCKRADGPYMKGKVWPGECYFPDYTKPEVREWWSGLFKELIEEIGVKGVWNDMNEPAVMDVPNKSFPDDVRHDFDGNPCSHRKAHNIYGTQMARATYHGLKKYAYPKRPFVITRSAYSGAQRYTSTWMGDNIASWEHLAIANNQAQRMAMSGFSFAGSDIGGFAEQPQGELFARWIQLGVFHAFCRVHSSGDHGDQEPWVFGDEITDIVRKFVNLRYQLLPYLYTAFWKYLTEGTPILKSLVLFDQEDHQTHYRSDEFVYGEQLLICPITEPNARGRRMYIPRGKWYNFWTDELLEGGKEIWVAAALDSMPIFVKEGAIIPKYPIQQYVGEKDFDEITLDVYFKEGKETSKLYDDAHDGYDYKKGRFSLRTFKLTGKQNELIIQQHKRGDFNAHYKNVTLIFHNLPFKVHTVQLDNVNIDLDNFNSNNNAITINKDFTELHLIGA
- the prfA gene encoding peptide chain release factor 1, producing the protein MIDKLRIVKQRYDEVSDLIIQPEIIMDQKRYAQLSKEYKDLGSVVKKGDEYQSLLSNIEEAKEIISDGSDAEMTEMAKLEIEEANARIPQLEDEIKFLLIPKDPEDSKNAVVELRAGAGGDEASIFAGDLFRMYSKYCESKGWKVSTVDYSEGTNGGFKEIQFEVNGDDVYGILKFEAGVHRVQRVPQTETQGRVHTSAATCMVFPEAEEFDVEINPKDVRIDFFCSSGPGGQSVNTTYSAVRLTHIPTGLVAQCQDQKSQHKNKEKAFKVLRSRLYDMELAKKQAEDALKRGSMVSSGDRSAKIRTYNYAQGRVTDHRIGLSLYDLPNIMNGDIQKIIDELMLAENTEKLKSLGDGI